One Gammaproteobacteria bacterium DNA segment encodes these proteins:
- a CDS encoding DsbA family protein, translated as MTSSTLFYVHDPMCSWCWGHRPQWLNLQQALPDSVVVKNIVGGLAPDSDQVMPLSQQQAIAGYWKNIHELLGTQFNDEFWQRNSPRRSTYPACRAVIAARWQDSEEQMILALQQAYYLKAMNPSDTQTHILLAGELGLDVDKFTVDLASEELEMAFVQELKFARSLPINGFPSMVLQHRDEMHVIALDYKDCRGAIEQISAIIA; from the coding sequence ATGACAAGCTCTACTTTGTTTTATGTGCATGATCCGATGTGCAGTTGGTGTTGGGGTCATCGTCCTCAGTGGTTAAATTTACAACAAGCTTTACCTGATTCCGTAGTGGTAAAAAATATAGTAGGGGGCTTGGCGCCAGACAGTGACCAAGTGATGCCACTATCGCAACAGCAGGCAATAGCAGGTTATTGGAAAAACATTCATGAGTTACTTGGTACTCAATTTAATGACGAATTTTGGCAGAGAAACTCGCCCCGGCGATCAACTTATCCAGCCTGTCGAGCAGTGATCGCTGCACGTTGGCAAGACAGCGAAGAGCAAATGATTTTAGCCTTGCAACAGGCTTATTATTTAAAAGCGATGAACCCTTCAGATACGCAAACGCATATTTTATTGGCAGGGGAACTCGGGCTTGATGTTGATAAATTCACTGTCGATTTGGCGAGTGAAGAACTAGAAATGGCATTTGTGCAAGAGCTCAAATTTGCTCGTAGTTTGCCAATCAACGGATTTCCGTCGATGGTGTTACAACACCGAGATGAAATGCATGTAATTGCGCTTGATTATAAAGATTGTCGTGGCGCTATTGAGCAAATAAGCGCAATTATTGCTTAA
- a CDS encoding glutathione S-transferase family protein — MNDIIFHHYPPSPVAEKVRVAFGIKQLNWHSVTIPRVPPKPLLMPLTGGYRRTPVMQIGADVYCDSQCILRELEKRYPAPTFDPADSGSMTWGLSRWTDGTLFELCFKIILSIAEPDMPEQFIQDRGRLYLGPNWDFAKVREELPHLIGQLRAQLGWIDQQLSNGNKYVMGEQASLADTLIYYLIWFLRGRWPQGPEFISQFPAIIAWEQRVKAIGHGTATEMSAQDALNIAKSVEPVTPERVDANDPLNLTLGMKISIVADEDSGEQPIIGKLHFADRETIGLLHSNDQIGTVCINFPRVGYRIKVL; from the coding sequence ATGAACGATATCATTTTTCATCACTATCCACCTTCGCCTGTCGCTGAAAAAGTGCGCGTGGCTTTTGGGATCAAGCAGCTGAACTGGCATTCTGTTACAATTCCGCGCGTACCACCCAAGCCATTATTAATGCCATTAACGGGTGGCTATAGGCGTACACCGGTCATGCAAATCGGCGCAGATGTCTATTGCGATAGTCAGTGTATTTTACGCGAATTAGAAAAACGCTATCCTGCACCTACTTTTGATCCTGCCGATTCGGGCTCTATGACCTGGGGTCTTAGCCGCTGGACCGACGGCACGCTGTTCGAATTGTGTTTTAAAATCATTCTGTCGATTGCAGAACCTGATATGCCGGAACAATTTATTCAAGATCGCGGTAGGTTATATCTTGGTCCCAATTGGGACTTTGCCAAGGTGCGTGAAGAACTACCGCACCTTATCGGCCAGTTACGCGCGCAATTGGGCTGGATTGATCAGCAACTCTCAAATGGTAATAAGTATGTCATGGGCGAGCAGGCCAGCCTGGCAGATACGCTAATCTATTACCTGATCTGGTTTTTACGCGGTCGTTGGCCACAAGGCCCTGAATTTATCAGTCAGTTCCCGGCTATTATTGCATGGGAGCAACGCGTGAAAGCGATTGGTCACGGTACGGCGACAGAGATGAGTGCACAAGACGCCCTAAACATAGCTAAGTCGGTTGAGCCAGTCACCCCTGAACGAGTTGATGCCAATGACCCGTTAAACCTTACCTTGGGGATGAAAATATCCATTGTTGCAGATGAAGATAGCGGTGAGCAGCCAATTATTGGCAAGCTCCATTTTGCTGATCGTGAAACCATCGGCCTGCTTCACAGTAATGATCAAATCGGAACGGTTTGCATTAATTTTCCACGTGTTGGCTATCGTATTAAAGTACTTTAG
- a CDS encoding HAMP domain-containing histidine kinase has product MFKGVSINIDNIHKDIPNFPLTALLLAVFVPAIFIAWLLISSNENIKATRLQYQNTSEIISIKEKIKYLDEVLTMSAMMVVSSGNNIWLERYNHNSQLMDQAIITAIDLAAVTNAKKNELIISDINQKLVSIEQKAFELALAGQLDPAQKMFETLNYKIYKQELDFKLTMMTNEVEERLRLLNGELRRSKQLDYVISLWGLAVTVAVIIYLAGTIRRWRNRLISTAQYIYQQEQSEKQRLEQDVQLRTEELSLANKLLETNLHQLKFTQNELVEAEKLSSISRLVTGVAHEVNTPLSIGITSNSFLKDNLKALTAKYNMGSLSKTDIEQFIQRSKKGIDLVEQNLARSAKLIVNFKNVSSDQFIQDKQVLILSDYIGKVTFTLSSLLKSKGVALEIINNDAEMITTYPGSWAQITTNLVENAIKHGFKNREVANEITIDICNDDNFNYFSFRDNGQGMTKETQQKIFEAFFTTNRSNGGTGLGLFIVSNIVTHHLKGSIVCTSTIGLGTEFSIKLPNSISDHSGQ; this is encoded by the coding sequence GTGTTTAAAGGAGTTTCTATCAATATTGATAATATACACAAAGACATTCCAAATTTCCCCTTAACTGCTTTGTTATTAGCAGTATTTGTGCCGGCGATTTTTATTGCATGGTTATTAATTAGTTCAAACGAAAATATAAAAGCAACAAGGTTACAGTATCAAAATACCAGCGAAATAATATCTATCAAAGAAAAGATTAAGTATTTAGATGAAGTACTTACAATGTCTGCGATGATGGTTGTATCTAGTGGCAATAATATCTGGCTTGAACGTTATAACCACAACAGTCAATTAATGGATCAGGCCATTATTACTGCAATTGATTTAGCGGCAGTAACAAACGCAAAAAAAAATGAACTGATAATTTCCGACATCAATCAAAAATTAGTCTCAATAGAACAAAAGGCATTTGAACTCGCCTTAGCTGGCCAACTTGATCCAGCTCAGAAAATGTTTGAAACGCTTAATTACAAAATATACAAACAGGAATTAGACTTCAAATTAACCATGATGACCAATGAGGTTGAAGAACGATTAAGGTTGTTGAACGGAGAATTACGGCGTAGTAAACAACTCGATTATGTTATTTCCCTGTGGGGTTTGGCTGTAACCGTTGCGGTGATAATTTACCTTGCCGGGACAATTCGACGTTGGAGAAATAGACTAATATCGACCGCTCAATATATATATCAACAAGAGCAATCAGAAAAACAACGACTGGAGCAAGACGTGCAGCTGCGTACAGAAGAGCTTTCCCTTGCGAATAAATTACTAGAAACTAACTTGCATCAATTGAAATTCACCCAAAATGAATTAGTCGAAGCAGAAAAGCTATCGTCAATTTCTCGCTTAGTGACTGGCGTTGCTCATGAGGTCAATACACCACTAAGCATCGGTATAACCTCGAACTCTTTCTTAAAAGATAATCTGAAAGCATTAACCGCTAAATATAATATGGGCAGCTTGTCTAAAACAGATATCGAGCAATTTATCCAGCGCAGTAAAAAAGGGATCGATTTGGTTGAGCAAAATTTAGCGCGATCGGCCAAGCTAATCGTAAACTTTAAAAATGTATCAAGTGATCAATTTATTCAAGATAAACAGGTTTTAATCTTGTCTGATTATATTGGCAAAGTCACCTTCACACTAAGCTCTCTCTTAAAATCAAAAGGTGTCGCGCTCGAGATAATTAACAACGACGCTGAGATGATCACCACTTACCCAGGATCATGGGCCCAAATTACCACCAACTTAGTCGAAAACGCGATCAAGCATGGCTTTAAAAACAGAGAAGTAGCCAATGAAATTACCATAGATATTTGCAATGATGATAACTTTAATTACTTTTCATTTAGGGATAATGGTCAAGGAATGACAAAGGAAACTCAACAAAAAATATTTGAAGCATTTTTTACCACAAACCGTTCAAATGGTGGCACAGGACTTGGTTTATTCATCGTCAGCAATATAGTAACGCATCACTTAAAAGGCAGCATTGTTTGCACCAGTACTATTGGTCTGGGCACTGAATTTTCAATTAAACTACCCAACTCCATTAGCGATCACTCTGGCCAATAA
- a CDS encoding sel1 repeat family protein: MKKIAALFICFNMILSLPLSSNELSYHSYIDSTKRIKCMYGYAAEKTGDHQAAIKIFEDCISRWNDVYSMIWLAQIYELGIGVTQDDEYALNLLKRGALLNDEAGYSSLARYHYGVALFEGRGIKADPDAAKIWLQKALSEGIKEASEYLTLINSQ, encoded by the coding sequence ATGAAAAAAATAGCTGCACTATTTATATGTTTCAACATGATTTTGTCACTCCCCTTAAGCAGCAACGAGCTTAGTTACCATTCATATATTGATTCAACAAAACGAATTAAGTGCATGTACGGTTATGCCGCTGAAAAAACGGGGGATCACCAAGCCGCAATTAAAATATTTGAAGATTGTATTTCTCGTTGGAACGATGTGTATTCAATGATTTGGCTTGCTCAAATTTATGAATTAGGCATAGGCGTAACGCAAGACGATGAGTATGCGTTAAATTTGTTGAAAAGGGGAGCTCTGCTTAATGATGAGGCGGGGTACTCTAGCTTGGCACGTTATCATTATGGGGTTGCCCTGTTTGAGGGGCGAGGTATCAAAGCCGATCCTGATGCAGCCAAAATCTGGCTTCAAAAGGCACTTAGCGAAGGAATTAAAGAAGCCAGTGAGTACCTGACACTTATTAATAGTCAGTAG